A region of Sugiyamaella lignohabitans strain CBS 10342 chromosome A, complete sequence DNA encodes the following proteins:
- the VPS24 gene encoding ESCRT-III subunit protein VPS24 (One of four subunits of the ESCRT-III complex; forms an endosomal sorting complex required for transport III (ESCRT-III) subcomplex with Did4p; involved in the sorting of transmembrane proteins into the multivesicular body (MVB) pathway; GO_component: GO:0000815 - ESCRT III complex [Evidence IDA] [PMID 12194857]; GO_component: GO:0005737 - cytoplasm [Evidence IDA] [PMID 9606181]; GO_component: GO:0012505 - endomembrane system [Evidence IEA]; GO_component: GO:0005768 - endosome [Evidence IEA]; GO_component: GO:0010008 - endosome membrane [Evidence IEA]; GO_component: GO:0016020 - membrane [Evidence IEA]; GO_function: GO:0003674 - molecular_function [Evidence ND]; GO_process: GO:0070676 - intralumenal vesicle formation [Evidence IMP] [PMID 19234443]; GO_process: GO:0045324 - late endosome to vacuole transport [Evidence IMP] [PMID 9606181]; GO_process: GO:0015031 - protein transport [Evidence IEA,IEA]; GO_process: GO:0006810 - transport [Evidence IEA]; GO_process: GO:0043162 - ubiquitin-dependent protein catabolic process via the multivesicular body sorting pathway [Evidence IC] [PMID 15086794]), which yields MYYVKRAIYGPDPKEQKQKCNALIRKNQREIDKQLTSLNSLEIKSKSMIKAAAKRNDMKSARMLAKEVYNIKGQRSRLHKSKAQLNSVSLQVNEAFAIQKLEGSMKSSTGLMKEVNSLVRLPELMGTMSELSRELMKSGIIDEMVTDTLDTMDEAEFLEDSEAEEEVNAILDEIIGGKVQQAGQVPTKLPQQLEQPVLEEPDEEDDEHNEALLDSMRQRLKALQS from the coding sequence ATGTACTACGTCAAGAGGGCCATATACGGACCGGATCCgaaagaacagaaacagaaatgTAATGCTCTGATTCGGAAGAACCAGCGAGAGATCGATAAACAGCTGACGTCGCTGAACTCGCTGGAGATCAAGTCCAAATCCATGATCAAAGCCGCTGCTAAACGTAATGACATGAAATCGGCACGAATGCTCGCCAAAGAAGTGTATAATATCAAGGGCCAGCGGTCACGACTGCACAAATCCAAAGCCCAACTTAATTCAGTGTCATTACAAGTGAACGAGGCATTTGCCATTCAGAAATTAGAAGGAAGCATGAAATCCAGTACAGGACTCATGAAAGAAGTTAACAGTCTTGTACGACTGCCTGAACTCATGGGGACCATGTCGGAACTGAGTCGAGAGCTCATGAAATCCGGTATCATTGACGAAATGGTTACTGATACTCTTGACACCATGGACGAGGCAGAGTTTCTCGAGGACAGCGAGGCCGAGGAAGAAGTCAATGCCATTCTCGACGAGATCATTGGCGGAAAAGTACAACAAGCAGGCCAAGTGCCTACCAAACTTCCCCAACAACTGGAACAGCCCGTTCTCGAGGAACCCGACGAGGAGGACGACGAGCACAACGAGGCTCTTCTCGACAGCATGCGCCAGCGTCTCAAGGCCCTTCAAAGCTAG
- the eaf1 gene encoding RNA polymerase II transcription elongation factor SpEAF, whose product MIAGILTIVIKAFRYESGGTNKSDSFRPDSLGPSSKLNLSRDKEDFVIEDAGPESHIFRGQATAGKDVDCVLVYDPKSGSFKLHQLDFTLRVNPSREKSKKTQASNSLVLPTSSSSSQDTPSPPAPSPSGGSGSPAHSSTTHGHARTASRSISRSDSGSASPIGRVSPPESNTSHHELNVPSPVPTGSTNSTSTSTKTQGQAASRSTNSTTNKNTARQTTAKKSVPSSTSSTTTKPKRAPRVASKSLPRKTEKQPETIAIDDDEDIAMADVDSSTRGNENDDNDYDDDDDDDLLGALANELEESLEDDSNSNGSTNAIHREVSGGQNNDQDSEESDEDDGVNRVTIIERNPRQSASSLVSSPALQGQGPPSTGPISLRGFVSGRRPEEDDLSSSEEE is encoded by the coding sequence ATGATTGCTGGTATTTTGACAATAGTGATAAAAGCTTTTAGGTATGAGAGTGGAGGGACTAACAAGTCAGATTCCTTTAGACCAGATTCATTAGGACCGTCATCTAAACTAAATCTATCGAGAGATAAAGAAGATTTTGTTATTGAAGATGCTGGACCTGAAAGCCATATATTTCGGGGTCAAGCTACAGCTGGCAAAGATGTAGATTGTGTTCTGGTATACGACCCGAAAAGTGGGTCGTTCAAATTGCATCAGTTGGACTTTACACTTCGAGTGAATCCAAGTCGAGAAAAGTCCAAGAAAACTCAAGCTTCCAATAGCTTAGTTCTAccaacatcttcatcttcgtcacAAGATACACCATCGCCGCCAGCTCCTTCTCCAAGTGGAGGATCAGGATCTCCAGCTCACAGCTCTACCACACATGGCCATGCCCGGACGGCATCTCGGTCAATATCAAGATCAGATTCTGGATCAGCTTCACCAATCGGTCGAGTGTCTCCTCCAGAATCTAACACATCGCATCATGAGCTGAATGTACCATCACCAGTACCAACCGGAAGCACAaattcaacttcaacatcgACAAAGACACAAGGACAAGCAGCATCTCGTTCAACTAATTCAACAACTAATAAGAACACTGCTAGACAGACAACAGCCAAGAAATCGGTACCctcgtcaacatcatctACGACGACAAAACCAAAGCGAGCCCCGCGAGTAGCATCTAAATCACTTCCCAGAAAGACCGAGAAGCAGCCCGAGACCATCGCAattgacgatgacgaagatataGCCATGGCCGATGTTGACAGCAGCACTCGTGGCAATGAAAACGACGATAATGACtatgacgacgatgatgacgatgatttATTAGGTGCTCTCGCCAACGAGTTAGAAGAGTCGCTTGAAGACGATTCCAATAGTAACGGCAGCACCAACGCCATACACCGAGAAGTTTCAGGAGGCCAGAATAACGACCAAGACAGTGAGGAGagcgacgaagacgacggGGTTAACAGAGTGACAATTATCGAGAGAAACCCACGGCAGTCTGCATCGAGTCTTGTATCCTCGCCAGCCCTTCAAGGCCAGGGCCCACCATCCACAGGCCCTATTAGTCTACGGGGATTTGTGTCTGGCCGACGGCCCGAAGAGGACGACCTGTCATCAAGCGAAGAGGAGTAA